CTTGACGATCACGAGGCCGTTTTTCATCGAGATGTTTTGAAAAAGTCCGTTGGTTGCGTAGGCCGCGCCCCCCATCAGAAACGAAGCGAGGTAGAACAGTCCGAGCATCTTGCCGAACTCCCACACCCCTTTGGGACGAAACGCTACCCAGACCATGAGGATCGAGAACAACACTTTGCAAACAAACGACAACAACATCGACAACGCGGGTACGAATAAAAAAAGAGCGTACGAGGCTCCGATAGCAGATGCGCCGATCATCCGCCATCCAGTCACTTTGCGACGGGCCAGGAACGCCGTCACGAACAGAATGAACCCATCTAAGACGAGATTTATGACCCAGATTACATCTAAATAGACAACGGGCATTCGTCATCACCTACCAAACAGGTTCGCCGATTGCCCTCAGTATAGTACAAGTCTATTGCAGAGGGTGTCAAAACTTGACACTCAACTAGAAAAAAGTTTCGTCAAAAAAAGCACCCTTTGTCGGGTGCTTTTTTCGCGAAACTTTAGGAGGTTACATGACATAATGGCGGTTCATCGTGCCGAGTACACGCACTTGGTGGCCGTACGTCTGAACGATGGAGATGGCTTTTTGCATGCGTTCGTCTTGCCAGCCGGCTTCGACTTCGAGGAAGAATTGGTAGGTTCCAAGCTTCTTGCGCGTCGGGCGGGACTGGATGTGTGAGAGATTCAGTTGGAGACCGGCGAATACGTTCAGCACGGAAGCGAGCGCTCCCGGTTGGTCGGATTCGAACTGCAGTTGCAAGATCGTGCGCTCGGTAGACCTCACCGTCTGGCCGATTCGACGGACGACGATGAAGCGGGTGAAATTGTCGTGGACGTCTTGGATGCCCGCTTGCAACACTTCAAGGCCGTTGTTCTCGGCGGCGAGGAGGGTCCCGATGGCTGCGACGTCCGTGCGTCCGCTTTCGGCGAGCTTCTCGGCGGCTGCAGCGGTGCTGTCGAAGTTCTTCACGGCGGCTCCCATGTTGTGGATGTAATGACGGCACTGTGCGAGAGCTTGCGGATGAGACCAAACCTCGCGAATGTCTTCGCGATTGGTGCCGACAACGGTCAAAAGGTTCTGACGAATGGGCATGATAATTTCCGCTTCGACAAACAA
The DNA window shown above is from Tumebacillus amylolyticus and carries:
- the pheA gene encoding prephenate dehydratase; translated protein: MRVGCLGPQGTFTEEAARRYFVEEDVEWSLHPSILDTLEALAAKQVDRVVVPIENSIEGSVTMTLDSLALNEELFVEAEIIMPIRQNLLTVVGTNREDIREVWSHPQALAQCRHYIHNMGAAVKNFDSTAAAAEKLAESGRTDVAAIGTLLAAENNGLEVLQAGIQDVHDNFTRFIVVRRIGQTVRSTERTILQLQFESDQPGALASVLNVFAGLQLNLSHIQSRPTRKKLGTYQFFLEVEAGWQDERMQKAISIVQTYGHQVRVLGTMNRHYVM